In a single window of the Micrococcaceae bacterium Sec5.7 genome:
- a CDS encoding potassium transporter TrkG yields the protein MTQSQSRSTSPAGWQPAGPERKDLWIFTGLRDFIDDIANTAPARLALVAFGLVILLFTGLLSLPASSATGDFTPLHQALFTAVSAVCVTGLTVVSTAVHWSFFGQLTILIGIFIGGLGTLTLASLLALMVSKKLGVRGKLIAQEAMNHAGRLGEVGTLLRIVITTSVTIEGVLALALIPRFLALGEGFWQSVWHGIFYAISAFNNAGFTPHSDGIVPYQTDLWILIPLMLGVFLGSLGFPVVMVLRQNGLNWKKWNLHTKLTIQVTFILLAAGTVLWGLMEWDNLRTIGSMNVGDKITHSLFASVMTRSGGFSLVDQNHMESTTMLLSNALMFAGGGSASTAGGIKVTTIAVMFLAIVAEARGDADVKIYGRTIPQGTMRVAISVIVAAATLVSVSAFLLLQISGASLDRVLFETISAFATVGLSTNLSAELPPSGVYVLSALMFAGRVGTVTLAAALALRQRSQLFHYPEERPIIG from the coding sequence ATGACGCAAAGCCAGTCGAGGTCCACGAGCCCGGCCGGCTGGCAGCCTGCCGGACCGGAGCGGAAGGACCTGTGGATCTTCACAGGACTGCGCGATTTCATCGACGACATCGCCAACACCGCCCCGGCGAGGCTTGCCCTCGTGGCGTTCGGCCTGGTCATCCTGCTGTTCACCGGGCTGCTGTCCCTGCCCGCTTCCTCCGCCACCGGCGACTTCACCCCCCTGCACCAGGCACTCTTCACGGCGGTATCTGCCGTATGTGTCACGGGACTGACAGTGGTTTCGACGGCGGTGCACTGGTCCTTCTTCGGCCAGCTGACAATTTTGATCGGCATTTTTATCGGTGGGCTGGGCACCCTGACGCTGGCCTCGCTGCTGGCGCTGATGGTCAGCAAGAAACTGGGTGTCCGCGGCAAGCTGATTGCCCAGGAGGCCATGAACCATGCCGGGCGCCTGGGCGAGGTAGGTACCCTGCTGCGGATCGTCATCACCACGTCCGTGACCATCGAGGGCGTGCTGGCCCTGGCACTGATCCCCCGGTTTCTGGCGCTGGGCGAAGGCTTTTGGCAGTCCGTGTGGCACGGCATTTTCTATGCGATTTCGGCCTTCAACAACGCCGGATTCACGCCGCATTCCGACGGGATTGTGCCCTACCAGACGGACCTCTGGATCCTCATTCCCCTGATGCTCGGCGTATTCCTGGGCAGCCTGGGTTTCCCCGTGGTGATGGTGCTGCGGCAGAACGGCCTCAACTGGAAGAAATGGAACCTGCACACGAAACTCACCATCCAGGTGACGTTCATCCTGCTGGCGGCCGGCACGGTGCTGTGGGGGCTGATGGAGTGGGACAACCTGCGGACCATCGGCAGCATGAACGTGGGCGACAAAATTACGCACTCGCTTTTTGCCTCCGTCATGACACGCTCGGGTGGATTCAGCCTGGTGGACCAGAACCACATGGAATCCACCACCATGCTGCTTTCGAATGCCCTGATGTTCGCCGGCGGCGGTTCGGCTTCCACGGCCGGCGGCATCAAGGTGACCACCATTGCCGTGATGTTCCTGGCGATCGTTGCCGAAGCCCGCGGTGATGCCGACGTGAAAATCTACGGCCGCACCATCCCGCAGGGCACCATGCGGGTAGCAATCTCGGTCATCGTGGCCGCCGCCACGCTCGTCTCAGTGTCCGCGTTCCTGCTCCTGCAGATCAGCGGGGCATCCCTGGACCGGGTGCTGTTCGAAACCATTTCCGCCTTTGCCACCGTGGGACTCAGCACCAATCTCAGCGCCGAGCTGCCGCCGTCGGGCGTTTATGTCCTGTCCGCCCTGATGTTTGCAGGGCGCGTAGGCACCGTCACCCTTGCCGCTGCCCTGGCCCTGCGCCAGCGCAGCCAGTTGTTCCACTACCCGGAAGAGAGACCGATCATTGGCTAA
- a CDS encoding TrkA family potassium uptake protein codes for MANSSGAANRPAHNAPVLVIGLGRFGASTAEQLVKQGREVLAIERDRNLVQKWAPVLTHVVEADATNIDALRQLGAQEFSSAVVGVGTSIESSVLITVNLVDLGIEHLWVKAITPSHGKILTRIGANHVIYPEADAGVRAAHLVSGRMLDFIEFDDDFAIVKMYPPRETVGFTLDESKVRSKYGVTIVGVKSPGEDFTYARPETKVSSRDMLIVSGHVDLLERFAARP; via the coding sequence TTGGCTAATTCGTCAGGCGCCGCCAACCGTCCCGCCCACAATGCACCTGTATTGGTGATCGGGCTCGGCCGCTTTGGCGCTTCCACCGCCGAACAGCTGGTCAAGCAGGGTCGCGAGGTGCTGGCCATCGAACGCGACCGCAACCTTGTGCAGAAATGGGCGCCGGTCCTCACGCACGTTGTGGAGGCCGATGCGACCAACATCGATGCGCTCCGCCAGCTGGGTGCTCAGGAGTTCAGCTCCGCCGTGGTGGGCGTGGGGACGTCCATCGAGTCATCGGTGTTGATCACCGTGAACCTGGTGGACCTTGGCATCGAGCATCTGTGGGTCAAGGCCATCACACCGTCGCACGGCAAGATCCTCACCCGGATCGGGGCCAACCACGTAATCTACCCCGAGGCCGACGCCGGTGTCCGCGCCGCGCACCTGGTGTCCGGCCGGATGCTGGACTTCATCGAGTTCGACGACGACTTCGCGATCGTGAAGATGTACCCGCCGCGGGAGACCGTGGGCTTCACCCTGGACGAATCCAAAGTGCGTTCCAAGTACGGTGTCACGATTGTGGGCGTGAAATCGCCGGGCGAGGACTTCACGTACGCGCGTCCGGAGACCAAGGTTTCCTCACGGGACATGCTCATCGTGTCCGGGCACGTGGACCTGCTGGAACGGTTCGCGGCGCGGCCGTAG
- a CDS encoding MFS transporter, with amino-acid sequence MDRTGLEGTGSGTGSNRLRRYPRFVRFWLASTVSDFGTYITTLALSVLILVSMEGTPLDQGLVNAARWAPYLLFGPLAGVWVDRFRRRTVLVAGDLGRGIILAGLCLLGATGILTIPLLMVMMFSFGTLALMSDAAYQSFLPQLVPRPLLTRANARLQQSDTVAQTTGSALAGGVVALVSAPFALLIDACSFFFSGLALTTLQRTAAENPPPRSNTTLRQSIGEGLRWVYGHPQLGPLAWSTHIWFIGSATLGAVVPSLILNELKLGALGLGIVLGCAGVGAVFGTTISTRLGERWGTGRTMVAARLVQPFSVVLMALAPVAATSPVAAALNGLTEAAVNTPGGWPAFLWAAFILAALGQFLFGFAMGADSPLEMGYRQAVTPDRLIARMSATMRSVNRGMIVLGAPLGGLIASGVGIGAALWVAAGFMLVGALVLLFSMFTSARIEEQQLTEEQSLAP; translated from the coding sequence ATGGACCGAACCGGCTTGGAGGGCACGGGCTCGGGCACGGGCTCCAACAGACTGCGGCGCTACCCGCGGTTTGTCCGGTTCTGGCTCGCTTCCACCGTGTCGGATTTCGGCACGTACATCACCACTCTGGCGCTTTCGGTTCTTATTCTCGTGTCCATGGAAGGCACGCCGCTGGACCAGGGTCTGGTCAACGCCGCACGGTGGGCTCCGTACCTGCTGTTCGGACCATTGGCCGGAGTCTGGGTAGACCGGTTCCGGCGCCGGACAGTACTCGTCGCCGGAGATCTGGGCCGCGGCATCATCCTGGCGGGGCTGTGCCTTCTGGGCGCCACCGGGATCCTGACCATTCCCCTGCTGATGGTTATGATGTTCAGCTTTGGCACCCTGGCGCTGATGAGCGACGCCGCCTATCAGTCCTTCCTGCCGCAGCTGGTTCCCAGGCCCTTGCTGACCAGGGCCAACGCGCGCCTTCAACAAAGTGACACCGTGGCGCAGACAACGGGCAGCGCACTGGCGGGCGGAGTGGTGGCGCTGGTTTCAGCCCCGTTCGCGCTGCTGATCGATGCATGCTCCTTCTTCTTCTCAGGCCTCGCCCTGACCACCCTGCAGCGCACCGCCGCCGAGAACCCTCCCCCGCGCAGCAATACGACGCTGCGTCAGAGCATCGGCGAGGGGTTGCGGTGGGTGTATGGGCACCCGCAGCTGGGCCCTCTGGCCTGGAGCACCCACATCTGGTTCATCGGCTCAGCCACGCTGGGTGCGGTGGTTCCGTCACTCATTCTGAATGAGCTGAAGCTGGGCGCCCTTGGGCTCGGAATTGTGCTGGGCTGCGCCGGCGTTGGCGCAGTCTTTGGCACCACCATCTCAACACGCCTGGGAGAGCGCTGGGGCACAGGCAGAACCATGGTGGCGGCGCGGCTGGTCCAGCCATTCTCTGTTGTCCTGATGGCTCTGGCGCCGGTTGCAGCCACGTCCCCGGTTGCGGCAGCATTGAATGGGCTTACCGAAGCTGCAGTCAATACCCCCGGAGGATGGCCTGCGTTCCTGTGGGCCGCGTTCATCCTTGCGGCGCTTGGCCAGTTTCTTTTTGGATTCGCCATGGGCGCCGACAGCCCGCTGGAAATGGGGTACCGCCAGGCCGTGACCCCGGACAGACTGATCGCGCGGATGAGCGCCACCATGCGGTCCGTTAACCGGGGGATGATCGTGCTGGGAGCGCCTTTGGGTGGCCTCATTGCCTCGGGAGTCGGTATTGGCGCTGCGCTGTGGGTGGCGGCCGGCTTTATGCTCGTTGGCGCCCTGGTACTGCTCTTTTCAATGTTCACGTCCGCCAGGATTGAAGAGCAGCAGCTAACGGAAGAGCAATCCCTGGCACCATGA
- the proC gene encoding pyrroline-5-carboxylate reductase encodes MSNRIAFLGCGSMNEAIMGGLLEAGTDPADVVATVRRAERAAELAERHQGITAIAGAEEPDNNKQAATGSAVVILGVKPVGIADLAREISGSLSPDTIVISVAAAVSIEQLEAALPAGQPVIRTMPNTPSKLGRGVVSVSAGTHCTAEQLEKAKSILSAVGTVVEIPEEQVDALSAISGSGPAYAFYLAEAMAAAGIELGLAPELSLLLARETVAGAGFMLAEPGADASALRKAVTSPNGTTERAIATFDNRGIPAIIAAGARAAADRAAEITVQLG; translated from the coding sequence ATGAGCAACCGAATCGCATTCCTGGGCTGTGGATCAATGAACGAGGCCATCATGGGCGGCCTGCTGGAGGCGGGCACTGACCCTGCCGACGTCGTCGCGACCGTCCGGCGCGCCGAACGGGCTGCTGAGCTGGCCGAACGGCACCAGGGCATTACGGCCATCGCGGGGGCCGAGGAGCCCGACAACAACAAGCAGGCAGCCACCGGCTCCGCCGTCGTGATTCTGGGGGTCAAACCCGTGGGCATTGCCGACCTCGCCCGCGAAATCAGCGGTTCGCTCTCTCCTGACACGATTGTCATCAGCGTGGCCGCCGCCGTATCCATTGAGCAGCTGGAGGCTGCGCTGCCTGCCGGACAGCCCGTGATCAGGACCATGCCCAATACACCCTCAAAGCTGGGGCGTGGTGTGGTCTCCGTGTCTGCGGGTACCCATTGCACCGCCGAACAGCTTGAAAAGGCCAAGAGTATTCTGTCCGCCGTGGGAACGGTGGTGGAGATCCCGGAAGAGCAGGTTGATGCGCTGTCTGCGATCAGCGGCTCCGGTCCCGCATACGCGTTCTACTTGGCTGAAGCGATGGCAGCAGCCGGCATCGAGCTTGGCCTGGCCCCTGAACTGTCCCTGCTGCTGGCGCGCGAAACTGTGGCCGGCGCGGGCTTCATGCTCGCCGAGCCGGGCGCCGATGCATCGGCCCTGCGCAAAGCCGTGACCAGTCCCAACGGCACCACGGAACGTGCCATTGCCACGTTTGATAACCGCGGCATTCCGGCGATCATAGCTGCCGGCGCCCGTGCGGCCGCAGACCGGGCTGCGGAGATTACCGTTCAGCTAGGGTAG
- a CDS encoding ester cyclase: MSIADVEQVDDRGMAAWDQHDAAAFAGLLADDFTFSDVSVPEPLRSRDQVREYMETWFTAFPDMRSKTTNRVVSEDQVAAEVEFTGTNTGPLLMGGQEIPATGRAITGTGTYFASVRDGKIVSFRAHPDVAALMGQLGLLPGT, translated from the coding sequence ATGTCCATAGCCGACGTTGAGCAGGTTGATGACCGGGGAATGGCGGCGTGGGACCAGCATGATGCGGCCGCGTTCGCCGGCCTGCTGGCCGATGATTTTACGTTTTCAGATGTATCAGTCCCTGAACCTCTGCGCTCGCGGGACCAGGTAAGAGAGTACATGGAGACTTGGTTTACGGCGTTCCCGGACATGCGCTCAAAAACCACGAACCGGGTGGTCAGCGAGGATCAAGTCGCCGCGGAAGTCGAATTCACTGGCACCAACACCGGGCCCCTGCTGATGGGGGGCCAAGAGATCCCGGCGACGGGACGGGCAATTACCGGCACGGGAACCTACTTTGCCTCGGTCAGGGACGGAAAGATCGTCTCCTTCAGAGCCCACCCGGATGTCGCGGCTCTCATGGGGCAGCTGGGGCTGCTCCCCGGAACCTGA
- a CDS encoding sugar phosphate isomerase/epimerase, which translates to MSDGVGRYPEEPSPQNGRTVPVALSSASVYPLSVHDAFAVAQDLGYDGVEVMVTNNATSQNPHALLELSHRYRQPIVSIHAPTLLLTQQVWGAAWNKIEMSCRMAREVGCDTVVVHPPFRWQSNYAENFAAGVREFADMYQVHIAVENMYPWRARGREALAYLPHWDPMEQDYDDVTWDFSHAATAGGNSLEAIKSLRSKLRHIHLTDGSGSGRDEHLIPGHGTQRCAEALQYLAASNFGGVVVAEISTRRAKAAGEREGWLAETLRFARQHLNHPVSVLGA; encoded by the coding sequence ATGAGTGACGGCGTCGGGCGTTACCCGGAAGAGCCAAGCCCCCAAAACGGGCGCACCGTCCCGGTGGCGCTGTCCAGCGCGTCCGTGTATCCGCTCAGCGTGCACGACGCCTTCGCCGTTGCGCAGGACCTTGGCTACGACGGTGTGGAGGTGATGGTCACCAACAACGCCACCAGCCAGAACCCGCACGCGCTGCTGGAGCTGAGCCACCGCTATCGGCAGCCGATTGTCTCCATCCACGCGCCCACGCTCCTGCTCACGCAGCAGGTCTGGGGCGCCGCTTGGAACAAGATCGAGATGTCCTGCCGGATGGCCCGCGAGGTGGGCTGCGATACCGTGGTGGTGCACCCGCCGTTCCGCTGGCAGAGCAACTACGCCGAGAATTTTGCCGCCGGCGTCCGTGAATTCGCGGACATGTACCAGGTGCATATCGCGGTGGAGAACATGTACCCGTGGCGTGCGCGGGGGCGCGAGGCGCTGGCGTATCTGCCGCACTGGGATCCGATGGAGCAGGATTACGACGACGTCACCTGGGATTTCTCGCACGCCGCCACTGCCGGGGGCAACAGCCTTGAGGCGATCAAGTCGCTGCGCAGCAAGCTGCGGCACATCCATCTGACCGACGGGTCCGGCTCCGGCAGGGACGAGCACCTGATCCCCGGCCACGGCACCCAGCGCTGCGCTGAGGCCTTGCAGTATCTCGCGGCCAGCAACTTCGGTGGTGTGGTGGTTGCCGAGATCTCCACCCGCCGCGCCAAGGCAGCCGGCGAGCGGGAGGGATGGCTGGCAGAGACGCTCCGGTTCGCCCGGCAACACCTGAACCATCCGGTGAGTGTGCTGGGGGCGTAA
- a CDS encoding Ppx/GppA phosphatase family protein: MRLGVLDIGSNTVHLLLVDAHPGARPVPFASHKRPLSLVQYLDGDGNINDAGQHELIEFVLEAWEFAARHKAEDLLAFCTSAIREATNGPAVLARVKHETTVTLQELTGSEEASMTFFAVRRWYGWGAGPILDLDIGGGSFEMAFGQDELPELATSVPLGASRLTREWLLEDPPSAKSVKDLRRYIRATLKPAVRRFGKLGKANLVAGTSKTFRSLARIAGAAPSGAGPYVKRELHATDLGLWAQRISAMQVEDRLHLPGVSEARAPQLLAGALVAEAALEMFEFASMEICPWALREGLILRRLDQLVFDGPLDPAPHVGTPHAPLTSAIGGLAS, encoded by the coding sequence ATGCGGCTAGGCGTCCTCGATATCGGGTCCAACACTGTCCATCTACTCCTGGTGGATGCGCACCCTGGCGCGCGCCCTGTGCCTTTTGCCTCGCACAAGCGTCCGTTGTCCCTGGTCCAGTATCTGGACGGCGACGGCAACATCAACGACGCCGGGCAGCATGAGCTGATCGAGTTCGTCCTGGAAGCGTGGGAGTTTGCCGCCCGGCACAAGGCCGAGGATCTGCTGGCCTTCTGTACCTCCGCCATCCGGGAAGCCACCAACGGCCCGGCCGTCCTGGCCAGGGTGAAGCACGAGACCACCGTGACGCTGCAGGAACTCACCGGCAGCGAAGAGGCGTCCATGACGTTCTTCGCGGTCCGGCGCTGGTACGGCTGGGGTGCCGGGCCCATCCTGGACCTGGACATCGGCGGCGGCTCCTTTGAAATGGCCTTCGGCCAGGACGAGCTTCCTGAACTCGCCACGTCCGTGCCTCTGGGTGCCAGCCGCCTCACGCGGGAGTGGCTGCTCGAGGATCCGCCGTCGGCCAAGAGCGTGAAGGATCTGCGCCGCTACATCCGTGCCACCCTCAAGCCTGCCGTCCGCCGCTTCGGCAAACTGGGCAAGGCCAACCTGGTGGCCGGCACTTCCAAGACCTTCCGTTCCCTGGCACGTATTGCCGGGGCCGCCCCCAGCGGAGCCGGCCCGTACGTCAAGCGTGAACTCCACGCCACAGACCTTGGCCTGTGGGCGCAGCGCATCTCCGCCATGCAGGTGGAGGACAGGCTGCACCTGCCCGGCGTCTCGGAGGCCCGTGCGCCCCAGCTGCTCGCCGGGGCGCTCGTGGCCGAGGCTGCCTTGGAAATGTTCGAATTCGCCAGCATGGAAATCTGCCCCTGGGCGCTGCGTGAGGGCCTGATCCTGCGCCGTCTGGACCAGCTGGTCTTCGACGGCCCGCTGGACCCGGCACCCCACGTCGGGACACCGCATGCGCCGCTGACCTCCGCCATCGGCGGGCTGGCCAGCTGA
- a CDS encoding SseB family protein — translation MTEQPAPTDIQPLNELEEKLAQGEQPGSSPVDVILSFLNSEVYVISTEGLESEDAPVEPLVLANSEGQPVLAVFSHPSRADEQYLAAAPNVLGTQGAAIIANIGEELGMVINPGSAFGFEINPEGVANIKRDFKRADEAADEPADEAAKPATGPSAE, via the coding sequence ATGACTGAACAGCCTGCTCCGACAGACATCCAGCCGCTGAACGAACTCGAAGAGAAGCTCGCCCAGGGTGAACAGCCCGGCTCGAGCCCCGTGGACGTCATCCTGTCCTTCCTCAACAGCGAGGTCTACGTCATCAGCACCGAGGGGCTCGAAAGCGAGGACGCCCCGGTGGAGCCGCTGGTGCTCGCGAACTCCGAGGGCCAGCCCGTTCTGGCCGTTTTCTCGCACCCCAGCCGTGCTGACGAGCAGTACCTTGCAGCCGCACCCAATGTGCTGGGAACGCAGGGCGCCGCAATCATTGCCAACATCGGGGAAGAGCTGGGCATGGTCATCAACCCGGGCAGCGCGTTCGGATTCGAGATCAACCCGGAAGGCGTGGCCAACATCAAACGCGACTTCAAGCGCGCCGACGAAGCTGCCGACGAACCCGCCGACGAAGCTGCCAAACCCGCCACAGGACCTTCTGCCGAATAG
- the topA gene encoding type I DNA topoisomerase codes for MPSKAKTGKKLVIVESPAKSKTIAKYLGEGFIVEASIGHIRDLPQPSELPAELKKTPLGKFAVDIENDFKPYYVVSPDKKKKVAELKAQLKDADALYLATDGDREGEAIAWHLLEVLKPKVPVYRMTFGEITKEAIHRAMDNLRDVDQDLVDAQETRRVLDRLYGYEISPVLWRKVARGLSAGRVQSVVTRMVVDRERERMAFKAASYWDLTGQFGAGAASFKAKLAAVDGAKVATGRDFNDDGVLTARNAAHLDEELATSLAASLQDADFRVRSVDTKPYTRRPAAPFTTSTLQQEAGRKLRFSSKSTMQVAQRLYENGYITYMRTDSSALSNEAVTAARRQASELYGPEYIPQSPRVYSSKAANAQEAHEAIRPAGDSFRTPAQVAKQLSGDEFRLYELIWKRTVASQMGDAKGSTATIKLGAVASDGRDAEFSASGTVITFPGFLAAYEEGKDESRGDDESEEARRLPNVAKDDALAASDILAVGHETSPPPRFTEASLTAELEKKGIGRPSTYASTISTIQDRGYVRKQGSALVPSWIAFSVIRLLEQHFTDYVDYEFTADMEADLDKIANGQAAGSAWLKHFYYGEDSDPGLLSIVNNLGEIDAREINSVPITDGITLRVGKFGPYLESSIPTVDPKTGEVVEASRANVPEDLAPDELTAAKAIELMETAAPEERVLGADPHTGHTVVAKNGRYGAYVTEVIPEMTEEQLANQPVEYYKNGKPKPPKKPVKAKPRTGSLFASMAVDSISLDEALQLMSLPRVLGADAEGHAITVQNGRFGPYLKKGTDSRSIGSEDEIFTITLEQALEIYSQPKQRGARAAVPPLAEFGPDPVSEKNIVVKEGRFGPYITDGITNITVPRTTALEELTRERAVELLAEKRARGPVKRTATARKAPARKAAAKK; via the coding sequence GTGCCAAGCAAGGCCAAAACCGGCAAGAAACTCGTGATCGTAGAGTCTCCCGCCAAGAGCAAGACCATCGCCAAGTACTTGGGCGAGGGCTTCATCGTTGAGGCCTCCATCGGTCACATCCGCGACCTTCCGCAGCCCTCCGAGCTCCCCGCGGAACTGAAGAAGACACCGCTGGGCAAGTTCGCCGTCGACATTGAAAACGACTTCAAGCCCTACTACGTGGTGTCCCCGGACAAGAAGAAAAAGGTCGCCGAACTCAAGGCGCAGCTCAAAGATGCCGACGCTCTCTATCTCGCAACCGATGGGGACCGCGAGGGCGAGGCCATCGCGTGGCACCTGCTGGAAGTGCTCAAGCCCAAGGTGCCGGTGTACCGGATGACCTTCGGTGAAATCACCAAGGAAGCCATCCACCGCGCCATGGATAACCTGCGCGACGTGGACCAGGACCTCGTCGACGCGCAGGAAACCCGCCGCGTGCTGGACCGCCTCTACGGCTACGAGATCTCCCCGGTGCTGTGGCGCAAGGTTGCCCGCGGCCTCTCCGCCGGCCGGGTGCAGTCCGTGGTGACCCGGATGGTTGTGGACCGTGAACGCGAACGCATGGCGTTCAAGGCTGCGTCCTACTGGGACCTGACCGGCCAGTTCGGCGCAGGGGCCGCTTCATTCAAGGCCAAGCTGGCTGCCGTCGACGGCGCCAAGGTGGCCACCGGCCGTGACTTCAACGACGACGGCGTACTCACCGCCCGCAATGCGGCGCACCTCGATGAGGAGCTCGCCACCTCGCTGGCGGCAAGCCTCCAGGATGCCGACTTCCGGGTCCGCTCCGTCGACACCAAGCCGTACACCCGCCGCCCGGCCGCGCCGTTCACCACCTCCACGCTCCAGCAGGAAGCCGGACGTAAGCTCCGCTTCTCCTCCAAGAGCACCATGCAGGTCGCCCAGCGCTTGTATGAAAACGGCTATATCACCTATATGCGTACGGACTCCTCCGCGCTGAGCAACGAGGCCGTCACGGCTGCCCGCCGCCAGGCTTCGGAGCTTTACGGCCCAGAGTACATTCCGCAGTCTCCGCGGGTTTACAGCAGCAAGGCAGCGAACGCGCAGGAGGCGCACGAGGCCATCCGCCCCGCCGGTGACTCCTTCCGCACCCCGGCCCAGGTTGCCAAGCAGCTCAGCGGCGATGAATTCCGTTTGTACGAGCTGATCTGGAAGCGCACCGTTGCCTCCCAGATGGGCGATGCCAAGGGCTCCACCGCCACCATCAAGCTTGGCGCTGTGGCTTCCGACGGCCGGGACGCCGAATTCTCCGCCTCCGGCACAGTCATCACCTTCCCCGGCTTCCTGGCTGCCTACGAGGAAGGCAAGGACGAAAGCCGCGGCGACGACGAATCCGAGGAAGCCCGCCGTCTGCCGAACGTGGCCAAGGACGACGCCCTCGCAGCCTCGGACATCCTCGCCGTTGGCCACGAGACCTCCCCGCCGCCGCGTTTCACGGAAGCGTCGCTGACGGCCGAGCTGGAAAAGAAGGGCATCGGCCGCCCGTCCACCTATGCCTCCACTATTTCCACCATCCAGGACCGCGGTTACGTGCGGAAGCAGGGTTCCGCGCTGGTTCCCAGCTGGATCGCGTTCTCCGTGATCCGCCTCCTGGAGCAGCACTTCACCGACTACGTGGATTACGAGTTCACGGCAGACATGGAAGCTGACCTGGACAAGATTGCCAACGGCCAGGCCGCCGGTTCCGCTTGGCTGAAGCACTTCTACTACGGCGAGGATTCCGATCCCGGCCTTCTGAGCATTGTGAACAACCTGGGTGAAATCGACGCCCGTGAGATCAACTCGGTGCCCATCACGGACGGAATCACCCTGCGTGTCGGCAAGTTCGGCCCGTATCTGGAAAGCTCCATCCCCACTGTGGATCCGAAGACCGGAGAGGTTGTCGAGGCCTCCCGCGCCAACGTTCCGGAGGACCTGGCACCGGATGAGCTCACGGCGGCCAAGGCCATCGAACTTATGGAGACGGCCGCTCCCGAGGAGCGCGTCCTGGGTGCAGATCCGCACACCGGGCACACCGTGGTGGCCAAAAACGGCCGGTACGGCGCATACGTCACGGAAGTCATTCCGGAGATGACAGAGGAACAACTGGCCAACCAGCCGGTGGAGTACTACAAAAACGGCAAGCCCAAGCCGCCGAAGAAGCCTGTCAAGGCCAAGCCCCGCACGGGCTCACTGTTCGCGTCCATGGCGGTTGACTCCATCTCCCTGGACGAGGCCCTGCAGCTGATGAGCCTGCCCCGAGTCCTCGGTGCGGATGCCGAGGGCCACGCGATCACGGTGCAGAACGGCCGGTTCGGCCCGTACCTGAAGAAGGGCACGGACTCACGTTCCATCGGGTCTGAAGATGAAATCTTCACCATCACTCTGGAGCAGGCCCTGGAGATCTACTCCCAGCCCAAGCAGCGCGGCGCCCGTGCCGCTGTTCCGCCGCTGGCTGAGTTCGGCCCGGACCCGGTGTCGGAAAAGAACATCGTGGTGAAGGAAGGCCGCTTCGGCCCGTACATCACCGACGGCATCACCAACATCACGGTGCCCCGCACCACCGCACTCGAGGAACTGACGCGGGAACGCGCCGTCGAACTTCTCGCGGAGAAGCGGGCCAGGGGGCCGGTTAAGCGGACCGCCACAGCCCGCAAGGCTCCGGCGCGCAAGGCTGCCGCGAAGAAGTAG
- a CDS encoding winged helix-turn-helix domain-containing protein, whose amino-acid sequence MNTDPSKAEPAGAAATNAAPSPAKPAPETAKRRPRPEKKVEITDPKAIRALAHAARLEVISELYSTQQSRTATELAAQTGLTPSAMSYHLRALQKWGMVVPAEASGDARERRWKAAGTDFTINSGGGAASPEFAVLDLELDAFRRRASAYAKVRDERRKRGESSEASSVVVLASNLLYLTPEQRAELTERVFELLKDYELEDPSRIPAGAERMSTMWSMIPDDRAGAVTGQ is encoded by the coding sequence GTGAATACAGATCCTTCAAAGGCGGAGCCCGCCGGCGCTGCCGCAACAAACGCAGCTCCGTCGCCCGCCAAGCCGGCGCCGGAAACGGCCAAGCGCAGGCCGCGGCCGGAGAAGAAAGTGGAGATCACCGATCCCAAGGCCATCAGGGCACTCGCCCACGCGGCCCGGCTTGAGGTCATCTCGGAGCTGTATTCCACTCAGCAGAGCCGCACGGCCACCGAGCTCGCAGCGCAGACCGGCCTGACACCGAGCGCCATGAGCTACCACCTGCGGGCGCTGCAGAAGTGGGGGATGGTGGTCCCCGCGGAGGCATCCGGTGATGCCAGGGAACGCCGCTGGAAAGCCGCCGGAACGGACTTCACCATCAACTCCGGCGGGGGAGCGGCCAGCCCGGAATTCGCGGTGCTGGATCTCGAGCTGGATGCCTTCCGCCGCCGCGCAAGCGCCTACGCCAAGGTCCGCGACGAACGGCGCAAGCGCGGTGAGTCGTCAGAGGCGTCGTCCGTGGTGGTCCTGGCCAGCAACCTGCTGTACCTGACGCCGGAGCAGCGGGCCGAGCTCACCGAGCGGGTCTTCGAGCTGTTGAAGGACTACGAGCTGGAGGACCCCAGTCGGATTCCGGCGGGAGCCGAGCGTATGTCCACCATGTGGTCCATGATTCCGGACGACCGTGCGGGTGCCGTTACCGGGCAGTAG